Proteins encoded in a region of the Rutidosis leptorrhynchoides isolate AG116_Rl617_1_P2 chromosome 9, CSIRO_AGI_Rlap_v1, whole genome shotgun sequence genome:
- the LOC139869061 gene encoding zinc finger BED domain-containing protein RICESLEEPER 2-like has product MVTYCGKKLVNMSKSVQREEPVDNAENEEIEEDATSSTSRQRSRVWDYFDKFEHEGIEKARCTNCGTLIKTQFGTSNMRRHIIKCFNVVESDPPQKRIRLDQSVYRELVATSIIVHSYPFKYVEHKITRRVHKFLHPSTQAITRNTAKADVLKIYEREKMTLKHDDGYMALTAHYIAETWVIRKKVLNFRVIPPPHGGTLLAEFMINFLKDWGIEKKFSSHLSLNGGLLCNGDYMHVRCGAHVLNLIVQVGLKVIQSAIIKIRESVKYVRGSAIRKLRFAECIDHLSLQCGRHLLDHNFKTCPTHLEWSRVEGIKKFLKPFYVITTLFSGSRYLTSNLYFHNVWRIQQCIQEELTNSDLVIKEMAHEMKAKFAKYWENYSMILSFAIILDPRYKAKIVEYCFTKLGMEDDELRAKVESVINGLKKLYKEYDISSNVGGVSSKTIGGKIKGGIPN; this is encoded by the exons ATGGTGACTTATTGTG GAAAAAAGTTGGTGAATATGTCCAAGAGTGTTCAACGGGAAGAACCCGTGGATAATGCAGAGAATGAAGAGATTGAAGAAGATGCCACTTCATCTACCAGCAGACAACGTTCTCGTGTGTGGGATTACTTTGATAAATTTGAGCACGAAGGAATTGAAAAGGCGAGATGTACTAATTGTGGTACATTGATTAAGACTCAGTTTGGAACATCTAACATGAGACGACATATCATTAAGTGTTTTAACGTTGTTGAGTCTGATCCACCACAAAAACGTATTCGTTTAGACCAATCGGTTTATCGAGAGTTAGTGGCAACTTCAATTATCGTACACAGTTATCCATTTAAATATGTTGAGCATAAGATAACACGAAGGGTACATAAGTTTTTACATCCGAGTACACAGGCCATCACAAGAAACACGGCAAAGGCGGATGTTCTAAAGATTTATGAGAGAGAAAAGATGACTCTTAAACATGA TGATGGTTATATGGCATTGACTGCACATTATATTGCTGAGACTTGGGTTATAAGAAAGAAAGTGTTAAATTTTCGAGTTATACCCCCTCCGCACGGTGGTACCCTACTTGCAGAGTTTATGATTAACTTTTTGAAAGATTGGGGCATCGAAAAAAAGTTTTCA TCTCATTTATCATTAAATGGTGGGTTACTTTGCAATGGGGATTACATGCATGTACGATGTGGAGCGCATGTGCTAAACCTTATTGTGCAAGTTGGATTGAAAGTTATTCAAAGTGCAATTATAAAAATTCGGGAGTCAGTCAAATATGTTAGGGGGAGTGCAATTAGAAAGTTAAGATTTGCCGAATGCATTGATCACCTTTCACTACAGTGTGGAAGACAT CTATTAGATCATAATTTTAAAACATGTCCGACACATTTGGAGTGGAGTAGGGTAGAAGGAATCAAAAAGTTCTTAAAACCGTTTTATGTCATTACAACGTTGTTCTCTGGGAGCCGTTATCTGACTTCGAACTTGTACTTTCATAATGTGTGGAGAATTCAACAGTGTATTCAAGAAGAGTTAACGAATTCAGATCTAGTCATAAAAGAGATGGCACATGAGATGAAGGCAAAATTTGCTAAGTACTGGGAGAATTATAGTATGATTTTGTCTTTTGCGATTATATTAGATCCACGATATAAGGCGAAGATAGTGGAATACTGCTTTACCAAACTTGGTATGGAGGATGACGAACTTAGAGCAAAAGTGGAAAGTGTTATCAATGGGTTGAAGAAGTTATACAAAGAATATGATATAAGTTCAAATGTTGGAGGAGTGAGCTCGAAA ACTATTGGAGGGAAAATCAAGGGAGGTATCCCCAATTAG